A single Phoenix dactylifera cultivar Barhee BC4 chromosome 1, palm_55x_up_171113_PBpolish2nd_filt_p, whole genome shotgun sequence DNA region contains:
- the LOC103715760 gene encoding cell division cycle 5-like protein: MRIMIKGGVWKNTEDEILKAAVMKYGKNQWARISSLLVRKSAKQCKARWYEWLDPSIKKTEWTREEDEKLLHLAKLMPTQWRTIAPIVGRTPSQCLERYEKLLDAACAKDENYEPSDDPRKLRPGEIDPNPESKPARPDPVDMDEDEKEMLSEARARLANTRGKKAKRKAREKQLEEARRLASLQKRRELKAAGIDTRKRKRKRKGIDYNAEIPFEKRPLPGFYDVSGEERPVEQPKFPTTIEELEGKRRVDIEAQLRKQDIARNKIAQRQDAPASILQANKLNDPEAVRKRSKLMLPAPQISDQELEEIAKMGYANDFVLSNEELTEGSGATRALLANYSQTPRQGMTPLRTPQRTPAGKGDAIMMEAENLARLRESQTPLFGGENPELHPSDFSGVTPRKREIQTPNPVATPLATPGAMSLTPRIGMTPSRDAYSFGATPKVTPFRDELHINEDMEMQDSAKLELRRQAELKKTLRSGLTNLPQPKNEYQIVSQPIPEENEETEEKIEEDMSDRIAREKAQEQARKEALLRKRSKVLQRELPRPPAASLEHIKNSLMRGDEDKSSFVPPTLFEQADEMISKELLALLEYDNAKYPLDGKQEKEKKKYAKHVANGKAMPLPEIEDFDEDELKEANSLIKEEVEFLRVAMGHENESFDDFVKAHDACQEDLMYFPARDSYGLASIAGNSEKLAALQNEFEIMKRRMDDEAKKATRLEQKVKLLTQGYQTRAGKLWSQIEATYKQMDTAATELECFKALQKQEHLAASYRVSGLIEEVNKQKVLEQSLQQQYGDLLTEHDRIQKLLEEHKAQLRIQEEIAAKNRALEEELAARNRALEEEAAAKHGTLDEKLAEENQHVDTAQLRDVCRPDSGLDQTDLPNADHTETSSSCKQPIPSIPSSRLFADGSSERKDAFEGQSTQSANVIQEGLSDSKHTYVVDKNAELSGGVAGFVNEEKEMVGHMIDAPAPVQNQIDGLREQETTVAHSGSEVAGAPVIQPTISQQTRDPSASSDSAVQMTACLSDQITVSCSTGLENMVVDSGDGVVDGELVGCSNISTQAVVPVESGNADTRSADQIAGDSSNQAAAASALCSEEKIHSDFSIRTAVNSADYTLNSTDGGIVSETNVSIPDCGENSMVKSDDKAETGDGK, from the exons ATGAGGATTATGATCAAGGGAGGCGTGTGGAAGAACACGGAGGATGAGATCCTCAAGGCCGCGGTGATGAAATATGGGAAGAACCAGTGGGCTCGGATCTCATCGCTTCTCGTTCGTAAGTCGGCGAAGCAGTGCAAGGCCCGGTGGTACGAGTGGCTCGATCCCTCCATCAAGAAG ACTGAGTGGAccagggaagaagatgagaagcTGCTTCATCTTGCTAAACTTATGCCTACTCAATGGAGAACCATTGCACCGATCGTCGGCCGGACACCATCTCAGTGCCTCGAGCGCTACGAGAAGCTTCTTGATGCAGCCTGTGCCAAGGATGAAAACTATGAACCAAGTGATGACCCACGAAAGTTGCGTCCAGGAGAGATTGACCCCAATCCTGAGTCTAAGCCTGCACGTCCTGATCCTGTTGATATGGATGAAGATGAAAAGGAAATGCTCTCGGAAGCGCGGGCTCGGTTGGCCAACACCAGGGGCAAGAAGGCAAAGAGGAAGGCGAGGGAGAAACAGCTCGAGGAAGCAAGGAGGCTTGCATCCTTGCAGAAGAGGAGAGAGTTAAAGGCAGCTGGCATTGAtacgaggaagaggaagaggaaaaggaaaggaatagATTATAATGCGGAAATACCTTTTGAAAAAAGACCTCTACCAGGGTTTTATGATGTTTCAGGTGAGGAGAGGCCTGTGGAACAGCCTAAATTTCCAACAACCATTGAGGAACTGGAAGGAAAGAGGAGGGTTGATATAGAGGCCCAATTAAGAAAGCAAGACATTGCAAGGAACAAAATTGCACAAAGGCAAGATGCTcctgcttcaattttgcaagcaAACAAACTAAATGACCCGGAAGCAGTTAGGAAGAGGTCAAAACTGATGCTTCCAGCTCCTCAGATTTCGGATCAAGAACTGGAGGAGATAGCAAAGATGGGTTATGCAAATGATTTTGTCTTATCAAATGAGGAACTCACTGAAGGAAGTGGTGCTACGCGTGCTCTTCTAGCAAATTACTCGCAGACTCCAAGACAAGGGATGACTCCCTTGCGAACCCCACAGAGAACTCCAGCTGGGAAAGGTGATGCTATTATGATGGAAGCTGAAAACCTGGCACGATTAAGAGAGTCGCAGACACCTCTTTTTGGTGGAGAGAATCCTGAGTTGCACCCATCAGATTTTTCAGGTGTTACTCCAAGGAAAAGGGAGATACAGACTCCAAATCCAGTGGCAACTCCTCTGGCAACTCCGGGTGCTATGAGTCTTACCCCAAGAATTGGCATGACTCcttcaagagatgcatattCTTTCGGTGCAACACCTAAAGTGACTCCTTTCCGTGATGAGCTTCACATAAACGAAGATATGGAAATGCAGGATAGTGCTAAGCTTGAACTCCGCAGGCAGGCCGAGTTGAAAAAAACATTGCGTTCTGGTTTAACTAATCTTCCCCAGCCTAAGAATGAGTATCAGATAGTTAGTCAACCAATTCCAGAGGAAAATGAGGAGACCGAGGAAAAGATTGAAGAGGACATGTCAGATAGAATAGCTAGAGAGAAAGCACAGGAACAAGCGAGGAAGGAGGCCTTACTCAGAAAGAGATCTAAAGTGCTTCAGAGGGAACTCCCTAGGCCACCTGCTGCTTCATTGGAACATATTAAGAATTCTTTGATGAGGGGTGATGAAGATAAGAGCTCTTTTGTTCCCCCTACTTTGTTTGAGCAGGCTGATGAAATGATAAGTAAGGAGCTTCTTGCATTACTAGAATATGATAATGCCAAATATCCACTTGATGGAAaacaagagaaggaaaaaaagaaatatgccaAGCATGTGGCAAATGGGAAAGCTATGCCTCTGCCTGAAATTGAAGATTTTGATGAGGATGAACTGAAAGAG GCTAATTCTTTGATTAAGGAAGAAGTTGAATTTCTTCGCGTGGCAATGGGGCATGAGAATGAGTCTTTTGATGATTTTGTTAAAGCACATGATGCATGCCAGGAAGATCTTATGTACTTCCCTGCTCGTGATAGCTATGGCCTTGCTAGCATTGCTGGCAACAGTGAAAAACTTGCTGCTTTGCAAAATGAATTTGAGATCATGAAGAGGAGAATGGATGATGAAGCAAAAAAGGCAACACGACTTGAACAGAAGGTTAAACTTCTCACACAGGGATACCAG ACAAGGGCTGGAAAATTATGGTCACAGATAGAGGCCACATATAAGCAAATGGACACTGCTGCTACAGAACTTGAATGCTTCAAAGCTTTACAAAAGCAAGAACACTTAGCAGCCTCATACAGAGTCAGTGGCTTAATTGAAGAAGTCAACAAACAGAAAGTGCTCGAGCAGAGCCTCCAGCAACAGTATGGGGATCTCTTAACTGAGCATGATAGAATTCAAAAGCTACTGGAAGAACACAAAGCACAATTACGGATACAGGAAGAAATTGCTGCCAAAAATCGTGCACTTGAGGAAGAACTTGCAGCAAGGAATCGTGCCCTCGAGGAAGAAGCGGCAGCAAAACATGGTACTCTGGATGAAAAATTGGCAGAAGAGAACCAGCATGTGGACACTGCTCAGTTGCGTGACGTCTGTAGGCCAGATTCAGGATTGGATCAAACTGATTTACCAAATGCAGATCATACTGAAACCAGCTCTTCGTGCAAACAACCTATACCTTCAATACCCAGCAGCCGGTTGTTTGCAGATGGTTCGTCTGAGAGAAAAGATGCTTTTGAAGGTCAATCTACCCAAAGCGCAAATGTAATTCAAGAGGGTCTTAGTGATAGCAAGCATACTTATGTCGTTGATAAAAATGCTGAATTATCAGGTGGTGTGGCTGGATTtgttaatgaagaaaaagagaTGGTTGGCCATATGATTGATGCACCTGCTCCagttcaaaatcaaatagatGGCTTGCGGGAGCAGGAAACAACAGTTGCCCATTCAGGTAGTGAGGTTGCTGGTGCACCAGTTATACAGCCCACTATATCTCAACAAACCAGGGATCCATCTGCTTCCTCTGACTCGGCTGTTCAGATGACCGCTTGTTTAAGCGATCAGATAACTGTTTCATGTTCAACTGGCTTGGAGAATATGGTGGTGGATTCAGGTGATGGAGTGGTGGATGGTGAGCTGGTTGGATGCTCCAATATTTCTACACAAGCTGTTGTTCCTGTTGAGTCTGGGAATGCCGATACCCGGTCCGCTGACCAAATTGCTGGTGATTCAAGCAATCAAGCAGCTGCTGCTAGCGCACTATGCTCTGAAGAAAAGATACATTCTGATTTTTCTATTCGGACAGCTGTTAATTCAGCAGACTACACCCTTAACAGTACAGATGGTGGAATTGTAAGTGAGACTAATGTCTCAATTCCAGATTGCGGGGAGAATTCAATGGTTAAATCAGATGATAAGGCAGAAACAGGAGATGGCAAGTGA
- the LOC103715784 gene encoding pentatricopeptide repeat-containing protein At5g65560-like gives MLRSSAIIKARRPAVAALVASRPSSSSAIAAAPTPSETLTLEFSDPSSQLFSILSHPGWLSDPDLRRLAPSLTSGHVANLLRTRPLDPRTSLSFFDWIGHQPGFRHSVDSYSSLLQALARSKLFGPTNKITISMIKSCYSAEEMRSIFDSIKALLRFGFAPTLRCLNTLLMAFARFAMTAEMKDLFESMQKGETFPNIYTYNTMINAYCKEGNLSEAKIYLHYLLQAGLSPDTHTYTSFILGYCRSGDLVRACRVFLLMPLRGCPRNEVSYTVLIYGLCEAGCINEASSLIPRMWDDGCSPDVYTYTVMIDSLCKKGRVEDAEVMLNEVAGRGLRPNIVTYNALVDGYCKAGKIDAAFGVLGLMESNACKPNVRTYTELICGLCRERKVHKAMALLSKMIGAGLSPNIVTYTALIQGQCKEGYLDSALMLLDLMERNGLVPNQWTSSILIDALCKGGRDEEACLFLDSFMQKGVEVNEVVYTALIDGLCKAGKIDIARSLLEKMASGKCLPDSYTYSALIDGLCREKKLQEATSVLDDMLEEGLKPTVVTYTILIDEMVRVGEFEYAMRILDQMNSLGCKPDVCTYTVFIRSFCKEGRLEEAEGMMVQMKADGVLPNSVTYNTLIDGYGNMGFVDRAFTVFKEMIDAGCEPNDETYVTLLKILLNRKQIDSVSIETAGMWKILDMDIVLELMEEMSKGGYTPTIGTYSAFMKGFCKVDRLEEAKSFLFHMQEGGKPANEDIYTIIINCCCRLKMYIEALAFIDSMTERGYLPHLESYQLLLSGLCDEGSFEKATSVFCSLLSRGYNCDEIAWKILIDALLKKGHVDVCSQMLSIMEERHCRPSPQTYAKMLEEISGGGNGVIK, from the coding sequence ATGCTAAGATCTTCGGCGATCATCAAGGCACGCCGCCCCGCCGTCGCCGCCCTCGTCGCCtcccgcccctcctcctcctctgccaTCGCCGCCGCCCCCACTCCCAGCGAAACCCTAACTCTAGAATTCTCTGACCCCTCCTCCCAGCTCTTCTCGATCCTCTCCCACCCCGGCTGGCTTAGCGATCCTGATCTCCGGCGTCTCGCCCCATCCCTCACCTCCGGCCACGTCGCGAACCTCCTCCGGACCCGCCCCCTCGACCCCCgtacctccctctccttcttcgaCTGGATCGGCCACCAGCCGGGGTTCCGCCACTCCGTCGACTCCTACTCCTCCCTCCTCCAAGCCCTCGCCCGATCCAAACTCTTCGGCCCCACCAACAAGATCACCATCTCCATGATAAAATCCTGCTACTCCGCCGAAGAAATGCGATCCATTTTCGATTCAATCAAAGCCCTGCTTCGATTCGGCTTCGCGCCGACCCTCCGGTGCTTGAACACGCTGCTGATGGCCTTCGCGAGGTTCGCGATGACCGCCGAGATGAAGGATTTGTTCGAGTCGATGCAGAAAGGTGAGACCTTTCCCAACATTTATACGTATAATACAATGATCAATGCCTACTGTAAGGAGGGGAACCTCAGCGAGGCGAAGATCTATCTGCACTATTTACTGCAAGCTGGATTGAGCCCCGATACACATACTTACACCTCTTTCATATTGGGGTACTGTAGGAGTGGGGATTTGGTTCGGGCATGCCGGGTGTTTTTGCTAATGCCGCTGAGAGGTTGCCCAAGGAATGAGGTGTCCTACACTGTCCTGATTTATGGGCTTTGTGAGGCTGGCTGCATAAACGAGGCTTCCTCATTGATACCAAGAATGTGGGATGATGGTTGCTCGCCAGATGTGTACACATACACGGTGATGATAGATAGCCTCTGTAAGAAGGGGAGGGTTGAGGATGCGGAAGTTATGCTTAATGAAGTTGCCGGGAGAGGTTTGAGGCCTAATATTGTTACTTACAATGCTTTGGTTGATGGGTATTGCAAGGCAGGGAAGATTGATGCTGCTTTTGGAGTTTTAGGGTTGATGGAATCGAATGCGTGTAAACCAAATGTGAGGACTTATACTGAATTGATATGTGGGTTGTGTCGGGAGAGGAAGGTTCACAAGGCAATGGCTTTGTTGAGTAAGATGATCGGGGCTGGCTTGTCACCGAACATTGTTACATACACTGCATTGATACAGGGGCAATGCAAGGAGGGTTACCTAGATAGTGCCCTAATGTTGCTTGATTTGATGGAGAGGAATGGTTTAGTGCCTAACCAGTGGACGTcctcgatcttgatagatgccCTTTGCAAAGGTGGTAGGGATGAAGAAGCTTGCTTGTTCCTTGATTCTTTCATGCAGAAAGGAGTGGAGGTGAATGAGGTGGTCTATACTGCATTAATAGATGGGTTGTGCAAGGCTGGAAAGATTGATATTGCACGTTCGCTGCTAGAGAAGATGGCTTCGGGAAAATGTTTGCCAGACAGTTATACCTATAGTGCTTTGATAGATGGTTTGTGTAGGGAGAAGAAGTTGCAGGAGGCAACATCAGTACTGGATGATATGTTGGAGGAGGGACTTAAACCCACAGTTGTCACATACACAATTCTTATTGATGAGATGGTGAGAGTAGGAGAATTTGAATATGCTATGAGGATTTTAGATCAGATGAATTCCTTGGGTTGCAAGCCTGACGTGTGCACTTATACTGTGTTTATTCGTTCATTTTGTAAAGAAGGCAGGCTGGAAGAGGCAGAAGGCATGATGGTTCAAATGAAGGCAGATGGGGTTCTCCCTAATTCAGTAACTTATAACACATTAATAGATGGGTATGGAAATATGGGATTCGTTGATCGAGCTTTTACTGTTTTCAAGGAGATGATTGATGCTGGCTGTGAGCCAAATGACGAGACTTATGTTACATTGCTCAAAATTCTTTTGAACAGGAAGCAGATAGATAGTGTGTCTATTGAAACTGCTGGTATGTGGAAAATTTTGGATATGGATATTGTCCTTGAGCTTATGGAGGAGATGTCCAAAGGGGGTTACACCCCAACAATTGGCACTTACAGTGCCTTCATGAAAGGTTTCTGCAAAGTGGACCGGCTGGAAGAAGCAAAATCTTTTCTCTTTCACATGCAAGAAGGTGGGAAACCTGCCAACGAAGATATATACACGATTATAATAAATTGTTGCTGCAGAttaaaaatgtacatagaggctTTGGCATTTATTGATTCCATGACTGAACGTGGTTATCTGCCACATTTAGAATCTTATCAGCTACTTCTTTCTGGACTCTGTGATGAAGGAAGCTTTGAGAAGGCTACATCAGTTTTCTGTAGCTTACTTTCAAGAGGTTATAATTGCGATGAAATTGCTTGGAAAATTCTTATTGATGCCCTGCTTAAAAAGGGCCATGTTGATGTATGCTCCCAGATGCTATCTATCATGGAGGAAAGGCATTGCCGTCCTAGTCCCCAAACATATGCAAAGATGTTGGAGGAAATCTCCGGTGGAGGTAATGGGGTTATAAAGTAA